Proteins encoded within one genomic window of Chlorobaculum sp. MV4-Y:
- a CDS encoding NADH-quinone oxidoreductase subunit N, producing the protein MFEMPSGAEIQSIISTLKGGAGYFIPEIYLSVLFMVLILLDLVTGKKNRGLLATATIAGLLGSVYFIFKQQAMPDTQFFFGMYALDRFGIFFKYFFVASGILAVLTTVIDGQLKKHESGMGEYYALLVAMVVGMMMMASSTDLLMMFLAMELVSLSAYAMTGYLKREPRSSEAALKYLVYGAVSSGMLLYGFSLIYGMTAETNIIRISMVLAAHGYDQLVMILAVLLIMAGFGYKMGAVPFHFWSPDVYEGAPTPVTAYLSVASKAAGFAMLMRFFFVAVPHGFDMYVSALHIDWLSILMLVSAASMIYGNVVAIWQKNVKRLLAYSSIAHAGYLLLGIITMDQLGTQAVLVYLAAYLLMNYGAFYVVILIANRTGSENLDDYKGLGKRMPLLGAALTVFLISLVGLPPTFGFIGKLMIFSALLAKGSLFMWLALIGILTSVISLYYYMLIPLNMYLRESNTAEDSVIETGMGAKLVTASLMILTLWFGLFFQPIANYAKYSAAIFGAFLN; encoded by the coding sequence ATGTTCGAAATGCCATCAGGCGCTGAAATACAGAGCATCATCTCGACCCTCAAGGGCGGTGCCGGATATTTTATACCTGAAATTTATCTGTCAGTGCTCTTCATGGTGCTGATATTACTTGATCTCGTTACAGGTAAAAAGAATCGCGGATTACTTGCCACGGCTACCATCGCCGGTTTGCTCGGCAGTGTCTATTTTATTTTCAAGCAGCAGGCGATGCCGGATACGCAGTTCTTTTTCGGCATGTACGCACTTGACCGGTTCGGGATCTTTTTCAAGTACTTTTTCGTGGCATCGGGCATTCTCGCCGTGCTGACCACCGTGATCGACGGCCAGCTCAAAAAGCACGAGTCGGGTATGGGAGAGTACTACGCTCTCTTGGTCGCCATGGTTGTCGGCATGATGATGATGGCTTCTTCGACCGACCTGTTGATGATGTTCCTTGCCATGGAGCTTGTCAGTCTTTCAGCCTATGCGATGACCGGCTACCTCAAGCGCGAACCCCGCTCGTCGGAAGCCGCCCTTAAGTATCTGGTGTACGGCGCGGTGTCGTCGGGCATGCTCTTGTACGGCTTCTCCCTGATCTACGGCATGACCGCCGAAACCAACATTATCCGGATCAGCATGGTGCTGGCTGCGCACGGATACGATCAGCTCGTGATGATTCTTGCCGTGCTGCTCATCATGGCGGGTTTTGGCTACAAGATGGGTGCAGTGCCGTTCCACTTCTGGAGTCCCGACGTTTACGAGGGCGCACCTACTCCGGTGACCGCCTATCTTTCGGTTGCCTCAAAGGCTGCCGGTTTCGCCATGCTTATGCGTTTCTTTTTCGTGGCTGTGCCTCACGGCTTCGATATGTACGTCAGTGCGCTGCACATCGACTGGCTTTCGATCCTGATGCTGGTATCTGCGGCTTCGATGATCTACGGTAACGTCGTGGCTATCTGGCAGAAGAACGTCAAGCGTTTGCTCGCCTACTCGTCGATCGCTCATGCCGGTTATCTGCTGCTCGGTATTATCACCATGGATCAGCTCGGCACACAGGCTGTTCTTGTCTATCTTGCTGCCTATCTCCTGATGAACTATGGCGCTTTCTATGTGGTGATTCTTATCGCCAACCGTACTGGCAGCGAGAACCTTGATGACTACAAAGGTCTCGGCAAAAGGATGCCGTTGCTCGGCGCGGCCCTGACGGTGTTCCTCATCTCGCTTGTTGGTCTGCCGCCGACCTTCGGCTTCATCGGCAAGCTGATGATCTTCTCGGCGCTGCTCGCCAAAGGCAGCCTATTCATGTGGCTTGCTCTCATCGGCATTCTGACCAGCGTCATTTCGCTCTATTACTACATGCTGATTCCGCTCAACATGTATCTGAGGGAGTCGAATACTGCTGAGGATAGCGTGATCGAGACTGGTATGGGCGCGAAGCTTGTTACCGCCTCGCTGATGATTCTGACACTGTGGTTCGGCCTGTTCTTCCAGCCGATCGCCAACTATGCGAAATATTCAGCGGCTATTTTCGGAGCATTCCTGAACTGA
- a CDS encoding NuoM family protein translates to MLSLIVFLPIIAGLIILAVPSSQKQIIRIVSLLGALGQGVLAVLIWRQYDPTMAGIVAAPGGSPVGSFQMIERIPWISLDLGSFGPLNIEYFLGVDGLSITMVLLTALISIIGVLSSWPIQKQVKGYFILYNLLSTAMMGCFVALDFFLFYVFWELMLLPMYFLIGIWGGPNREYAAIKFFLYTLFGSVFMLLVMIGLYFSVTDPLTGHHTFSLVAMADQANYIKGSILGPDSVTWRYVAFIVLFVGFAIKVPMFPFHTWLPDAHVEAPTPISVILAGVLLKLGTYGMMRINFPLFPEVYQAGLYVIGVFGAINIIYGAFCALAQQDLKKMVAYSSISHMGYVLLGLAAANSEGMIGALYQMFNHGTITAMLFLLVGVIYDRAHSRQIEKFGGLASYMPVYTGIVIVAWFASLGLPGLSGFISEALVFVGAFSAPVTRPIAMVSVLGIVFGAAYLLWSLQRMFLGKRKPDALYDLEIDAHGHEHIHFHDWKGKLDLDARELTMLVPLAVIVIALGIYPMPVMGLITTSINKLVQVLAPVAMSAVH, encoded by the coding sequence ATGCTGAGCTTAATTGTATTTCTGCCGATCATTGCCGGACTCATAATTTTGGCTGTGCCCTCGTCGCAGAAGCAGATCATCAGGATCGTCTCGCTTCTTGGCGCTCTCGGCCAGGGTGTGCTCGCCGTCCTCATCTGGCGCCAATACGACCCGACCATGGCGGGTATCGTAGCCGCACCCGGCGGATCGCCTGTCGGTTCATTCCAGATGATCGAACGGATTCCGTGGATTTCGCTTGACCTCGGCTCGTTCGGTCCCCTGAATATCGAGTACTTCCTCGGTGTTGACGGCCTTTCGATCACGATGGTGCTTCTGACCGCCCTGATTTCAATTATCGGCGTGCTTTCGAGCTGGCCGATCCAGAAGCAGGTCAAGGGCTACTTCATCCTTTACAACCTGCTCAGCACGGCCATGATGGGTTGCTTCGTGGCGCTTGATTTCTTCCTTTTCTACGTGTTCTGGGAATTGATGCTTCTGCCGATGTACTTCCTCATCGGTATCTGGGGTGGCCCGAACCGTGAGTATGCAGCCATCAAGTTCTTCCTCTACACCCTGTTCGGTTCGGTGTTCATGCTGCTGGTCATGATTGGTCTCTACTTCAGTGTCACCGATCCGCTGACCGGCCATCACACTTTCAGCCTTGTCGCCATGGCCGATCAGGCCAACTATATCAAGGGATCGATTCTTGGCCCTGACAGCGTCACCTGGAGATATGTCGCCTTTATTGTGCTCTTCGTCGGTTTCGCTATCAAGGTTCCGATGTTCCCCTTCCACACCTGGTTGCCTGACGCTCACGTCGAGGCTCCGACTCCTATTTCGGTCATTCTGGCCGGTGTTCTGCTGAAGCTCGGTACCTACGGCATGATGAGAATCAACTTCCCGCTCTTCCCTGAAGTATATCAGGCTGGCCTCTATGTTATCGGCGTGTTCGGCGCGATCAACATCATTTATGGTGCGTTCTGCGCTCTGGCCCAGCAGGATCTGAAGAAGATGGTTGCCTACTCGTCCATCAGCCACATGGGCTATGTTCTGCTCGGTTTGGCCGCAGCCAACAGCGAAGGCATGATTGGCGCGCTCTACCAGATGTTCAACCACGGCACCATCACCGCCATGCTCTTCCTTCTGGTCGGCGTGATCTACGACCGTGCGCACTCCCGTCAGATCGAGAAGTTCGGCGGGCTGGCTTCCTACATGCCGGTCTATACCGGTATCGTCATCGTTGCATGGTTCGCCTCTCTCGGCTTGCCTGGCCTCAGCGGCTTCATCTCGGAGGCGCTCGTGTTCGTCGGCGCATTCAGCGCTCCGGTTACCCGTCCGATCGCTATGGTTTCAGTGCTCGGTATCGTCTTCGGCGCGGCCTACCTGCTCTGGTCGCTGCAGCGCATGTTCCTCGGCAAGCGCAAGCCTGATGCCCTGTACGATCTCGAAATCGATGCGCATGGCCACGAGCACATCCACTTCCACGACTGGAAAGGCAAGCTCGATCTCGACGCCCGGGAGCTGACCATGCTCGTGCCGCTCGCTGTCATCGTCATCGCGCTTGGTATCTATCCGATGCCGGTTATGGGTCTCATTACGACCAGCATCAACAAACTTGTTCAGGTTCTCGCTCCGGTTGCCATGTCGGCCGTGCATTGA